Proteins found in one Nostoc sp. NIES-3756 genomic segment:
- a CDS encoding DUF3288 family protein, producing MTEQKGGKDQQHPLYNRDRPLIDNILQTQAPTDQHLAELARLKIRYQGFPGARDIQQDLDKVLQQWGLTESELFEKTRQIHQVGGIYKSRGKREEQDWN from the coding sequence ATGACTGAACAAAAAGGCGGTAAAGACCAACAACACCCACTTTACAACCGCGATCGCCCCCTTATAGATAATATTCTACAAACTCAAGCCCCCACAGACCAACATTTAGCCGAATTAGCTCGGTTAAAAATCCGCTATCAAGGCTTCCCAGGCGCGAGAGACATACAACAGGACTTGGATAAAGTTTTGCAACAATGGGGGTTAACCGAATCAGAATTATTCGAGAAAACCCGACAAATACATCAAGTGGGGGGTATTTATAAGAGTCGGGGGAAAAGAGAGGAGCAGGATTGGAATTAG